The following proteins come from a genomic window of Takifugu rubripes chromosome 11, fTakRub1.2, whole genome shotgun sequence:
- the clasrp gene encoding CLK4-associating serine/arginine rich protein, whose product MWQEARKHERKLRGMMVDYKRRGERRREYYEKIKKDPAQFLQVHGRAYKIHLDPAVALAAESPINMMPWQGDVNNMIDRFDVRAHLDYIPTYTPPLLNTPNPEQDTEERKCNYERYRGLVQNDFANISEEQCLYQIYLDELYGGLQKPNEEEKKKLVEKRAAIGYTYEDGIVPEPEPQSDKDEDNSENSESEEDEGIPDIDVEVDVDELNQEQVLDVNKMATSYGMAEGDFVRMLRKDKEEVEAIKHAKALEAEKAMYSGRRSRRQRREFREKRLKGRQISPPSYARRDSPTYDPYKRPESESSSDSRSRSRSPGPEKITFITSFGGSDDEAVAAAAAAAAVAQTSAAHSGHTSSTLQHSAGHSRGSRRRRSSSSRSSSSSSSSRSSSRLSSRSRHNRHGRGGRDGRRSRTRSRSRRRSRSYSGGRGGAASRRRRDRTRTRSRSRSSDRGRTRDRDRDRRRYSSHRRTRSRSSSRQGTRRRGRSSGSHRRGDSDSRSRSRSPPQSLNRANHSPSPPHRGAQPSAITVCDKLRKPETAGGKETGAAKSKMTPQERLKLRMQKALNKQCKADKKAAQAKIQQQEHKRQEREGELRAMARKMRMKERERREKERDEWERQYGRQSSSPSPSKYGRERSSSRRRSRSRSRSRSRSRSRSRSPYSRY is encoded by the exons ATGTGGCAGGAGGCCCGCAAACACGAGCGCAAGCTCCGTGGCATGATGGTAGACTACAAACGTCGAGGCGAGCGTCGGCGGGAGTACTACGAAAAGATT AAAAAAGATCCTGCTCAGTTCCTCCAGGTTCATGGGCGAGCCTATAAAATACATCTGGACCCCGCTGTGGcgctggctgcagagagccccATTAACAT GATGCCGTGGCAGGGAGATGTCAACAACATGATTGACAGGTTCGACGTGAGGGCTCATCTGGACTACATCCCTACCTACACGCCCCCGCTGCTCAACACGCC CAACCCAGAGCAGGAcacggaggagaggaagtgcaATTACGAGCGCTACAGGGGCCTCGTGCAGAATGACTTTGCCAACA TCTCGGAGGAGCAGTGCTTATACCAGATCTACCTGGATGAACTTTACGGTGGCCTTCAGAAGCCCAacgaggaagaaaagaaaaa ACTGGTTGAAAAAAGAGCCGCTATTGGTTACACTTATGAAGACGGGATTGTGCCTGAACCCGAACCTCAGTCAGACAAAGATGAAGACAACTCGGAGAACAGTGAGTCCGAAGAGGACGAGGGCATCCCAGATATCG ATGTGGAGGTGGATGTGGATGAGCTGAACCAGGAACAGGTCTTGGATGTGAACAAAATGGCAACCTCATACGGGATGGCCGAAGGAGATTTTGTGAG GATGCTGAGGAAAGacaaggaggaggtggaggccatCAAGCACGCCAAGGCTCTGGAGGCAGAGAAGGCCATGTATTCT GGCCGGCGCTCTCGCCGACAACGGAGAGAATTCCGAGAGAAGCGGTTAAAAGGGAGACAGATCAGCCCGCCGAG CTATGCGAGGAGGGACAGCCCAACGTACGATCCCTACAAGCG CCCGGAGTCGGAGTCCAGCTCTGATTCAAGGTCGCGGTCTCGGTCTCCCGGTCCAGAGAagatcaccttcatcaccagtTTCGGAGGCAGCGATGATGAAGCtgtagcggcggcggcggcggcggccgcggTGGCGCAAACCTCTGCTGCTCACTCTggccacacctcctccaccttgCAGCACTCTGCAGGTCATAGCAGGGGCTCCCG GAGACGGAGGTCGTCCTCCagccgttcctcctcctccagttcctcaTCTCGGTCCTCTTCTCGCTTGTCCTCGCGGTCCCGCCATAACCGACACGGACGTGGAGGGAGGGACGGCCGGCGGTCGAGGACGCGCTCGCGGTCGAGGCGACGCTCCAGGTCTTACTCTGGTGGAAGGGGCGGGGCTGCATCGCGGAGGAGACGTGACCGGACACGGACACGGTCTCGGTCCCGGTCCAGCGACCGAGGCAGGACCAGAGACCGGGACCGAGACAGGAGACGATACTCATCACACCGGAGAACAAG ATCACGCTCCAGCTCACGACAGGGGACACGGCGAAGGGGTCGAAGCAGTGGAAGCCACAGGCGCGGAGACAGCGACAgccgcagccgcagccgcagccCCCCACAGTCCCTGAATCGTGCTAACCACagtccctcccctcctcacagAGGAGCCCAGCCCTCTGCCATCACCGTCTGTGACAAGCTGAGAAA GCCTGAAACTGCGGGTGGTAAAGAGACGGGAGCTGCCAAA TCCAAGATGACCCCACAGGAGCGTCTCAAGTTACGAATGCAGAAGGCGCTCAACAAGCAGT GCAAGGCGGATAAAAAGGCAGCCCAGGCAAAGATCcaacaacaggaacacaaaCGACAG gAGCGCGAAGGAGAGCTACGGGCCATGGCACGCAAAATGCGCATGAA GGAGCGTGAGAGACGTGAAAAAGAGAGAGACGAATGGGAAAGACAATATGGCCGCCAGagttcttcaccttctccttccAAATACG GCCGAGAACGCAGCTCTTCCCGGAG GAGATCTCGATCTCGATCTAGATCTCGATCTCGATCTCGATCGCGGTCACGGAGTCCGTACTCTCGGTACTGA